One stretch of Amycolatopsis tolypomycina DNA includes these proteins:
- a CDS encoding histone-like nucleoid-structuring protein Lsr2, with amino-acid sequence MAQKVSVEILDDIDGSAAAQTVQFSLDGVTFEIDLSDRNATALREELARYINAGRRVGGRKVRVATGQSTTASDRERNQRIRAWANANGFEVSERGRLASEVAAAYERAHGADAESSAPSPRKRAPRRKFAA; translated from the coding sequence GTGGCCCAGAAAGTCTCCGTCGAGATCCTCGACGACATCGACGGCAGCGCCGCCGCCCAGACCGTCCAGTTCAGCCTTGATGGCGTCACCTTCGAAATCGACCTTTCGGACCGGAACGCGACCGCCCTGCGGGAAGAACTCGCCCGCTACATCAACGCCGGCCGCCGGGTCGGGGGGCGGAAGGTGCGGGTCGCCACCGGGCAGTCCACCACCGCCTCCGATCGGGAGCGCAACCAGCGGATCCGGGCCTGGGCGAACGCCAACGGCTTCGAGGTCTCCGAGCGCGGCCGGCTCGCCTCCGAAGTCGCCGCCGCCTACGAGCGGGCGCACGGTGCCGACGCGGAATCGTCCGCGCCGTCGCCGCGAAAGCGCGCTCCGCGCAGGAAATTCGCCGCCTGA